In Passer domesticus isolate bPasDom1 chromosome 1, bPasDom1.hap1, whole genome shotgun sequence, one DNA window encodes the following:
- the LOC135286217 gene encoding lymphocyte antigen 6E-like, translating to MKLFLLVVLGVALCTESAFSLTCFSCKDATSNIHCLSTTKCSDNEKYCLTTYSTAGTGSDRSQRITKKCSAFCPTIDLNFGIAGVATSCCETSLCNISGASSVKTSSTILTLGVLASLACILRMGF from the exons ATGAAGCTTTTCCTCCTGGTCGTGCTCGGCGTCGCCCTGTGCACGGAAAGTG CTTTCTCCCTGACCTGCTTCTCGTGCAAAGATGCAACTTCCAACATCCATTGTCTCAGCACCACCAAATGCTCGGACAATGAGAAGTATTGTCTGACAACCTATTCCACCGCAGGAACCG GCAGTGACCGGAGCCAGCGAATCACCAAGAAATGTTCTGCATTTTGCCCAACAATCGACCTGAACTTCGGCATAGCTGGAGTCGCCACCAGCTGCTGCGAGACCTCCTTGTGCAACATCAGTGGGGCCAGCAGCGTGAAAACCAGTTCCACCATCCTCACCCTGGGGGTCCTGGCCAGTCTCGCCTGCATCCTCAGGATGggtttttga
- the LYNX1 gene encoding ly-6/neurotoxin-like protein 1 codes for MKAFLVALLAAVLCAQQASSLFCYICDNEHSNWNCMKTYKCEDHEKFCTTTYSTAGFGKEVGHRITKKCSVDCPETNVNFGMAAYSTKCCSTSLCNFSGANSIRINYAVVLLGIVGSLICVLRVGL; via the exons ATGAAGGCTTTTCTGGtggccctgctggctgcagtcctgtgtgcccagcaag CTTCCTCCCTGTTTTGCTACATCTGTGACAATGAACATTCCAACTGGAACTGCATGAAAACCTACAAGTGTGAGGACCATGAGAAATTCTGCACGACCACGTACAGCACTGCCGGATTTG GCAAGGAGGTGGGACACCGCATCACCAAGAAATGCTCTGTGGACTGTCCCGAGACCAACGTGAATTTCGGGATGGCCGCTTATTCCACCAAGTGCTGCAGCACCTCCCTCTGCAACTTCAGCGGCGCCAACAGCATCCGGATCAACTACGCCGTGGTCCTGCTGGGAATCGTGGGAAGTTTGATCTGTGTGCTCAGGGTGGGATTGTGA